A genomic window from Lotus japonicus ecotype B-129 chromosome 1, LjGifu_v1.2 includes:
- the LOC130730626 gene encoding ARM REPEAT PROTEIN INTERACTING WITH ABF2-like — protein sequence MDSPLDKIPQHVLVLNSAPSPSLSDRAAATTALYVLNGAIAREDQDSPRVLLDKILQHLRIINSDQYCNTETQTKDSPRPRDLLDKILQHVLILDSAPPPSLSSRAAATTTFDVRNGPRRDGTLSTLVPSFYFVCVMFSFYCHVAELADILNCHAVPVIMRLLFYLRDENSGQGFSDTFKYDVQRGCALVLTLLSFQPKYQRLIVDAGALPHLVDLLRVHKAGVMSQALLGILKTTAGAITYLAYENSNIKTLVRNEGGIPPLVELLEFNDSKVQVAAAGALRILAFRNYDNANQIVDCNALPTLVLMLAPDDPTIHYEAVGLIRNLVHSLPNIKEALLEAGALQPVIWLLSSSCLKSQREATLLLGQFVELGRATKVQIAERGAVRPLVDMLTSSDEQLSGMSAFALGRLAQDPDNQADITYNGGIEPLLNLLGSKSYFVQHNAAFTLYGLAVNEDNVADIIKAGGLQKLLDGHFNTIPTKKCVAITLKKLEDKMHGQVLKHLMNLMRFADKGVQRLVAIALAHLCSPNDRKTIFIVNNGLELLLDLLESANLKHKSDASTALYKLATKATRVYCVFHAPPSFKLYSGEQYVNNPNVSDVTFLVEGKRFYAHRGSLKASSDVFRAMFDQCYMESDAQDIEIPNIKWDVFELMMRFIYTGTIDVNLDIAEDLLSLADQYLLDNLKSLCEHAISQDISVDNVSLMYEMSEAFNATSLRNVCILFFLEQFDKLSVKPWYSRLVCRIAPGIRKFFSDLFEKYDSADS from the exons ATGGATTCTCCACTTGACAAGATTCCCCAACATGTTCTTGTCCTGAATTCCGCCCCCTCACCCTCTCTCTCAGATCGTGCTGCGGCAACAACGGCCCTTTATGTTTTAAATGGTGCCATTGCCAGAGAAGATCAAGATTCTCCACGAGTTCTACTTGACAAGATTCTCCAACATCTTCGTATCATCAATTCCGACCAATATTGTAATACAGAGACACAGACGAAGGATTCTCCACGACCACGAGATCTACTTGACAAGATTCTCCAACATGTTCTTATCCTCGACTCCGCCCCCCCACCCTCTCTCTCAAGCCGTGCTGCTGCTACTACTACGTTCGATGTTCGAAATGGCCCTCGCAGAGACGGTACACTTTCCACTCTTGTCCCCAGTTTCTATTTTGTTTGCGtaatgttttcattttattGTCATGTAGCGGAGCTTGCGGATATACTGAATTGTCATGCTGTCCCTGTTATTATGAgacttcttttttatttgagaGATGAAAATAGTGGTCAAGGCTTTTCCGATACCTTCAAATATGATGTGCAGAGAGGATGTGCTTTGGTCCTCACCCTTCTATCTTTTCAA CCAAAGTATCAACGACTCATTGTTGATGCTGGAGCCTTGCCTCATCTTGTTGATTTGTTAAGGGTGCACAAGGCTGGTGTCATGTCTCAAGCACTTCTTGGTATTCTTAAGACAACAGCAGGCGCAATAACCTATCTTGCCTATGAAAACTCCAACATTAAGACCCTTGTTAG GAATGAAGGTGGTATTCCTCCTCTTGTTGAATTGCTTGAATTCAATGATTCAAAGGTACAGGTTGCAGCTGCAGGGGCCTTGCGAATTCTTGCATTCAGAAATTATGACAACGCAAATCAG ATTGTTGACTGCAATGCATTGCCCACTCTTGTACTAATGCTTGCACCAGATGACCCTACTATACATTATGAGGCG GTTGGTTTAATTAGAAATCTGGTCCACTCTTTGCCGAATATTAAGGAAGCTCTTCTTGAAGCTGGTGCTTTACAACCAGTGATTTGGTTGTTGAG TTCCTCATGTTTGAAGAGCCAAAGAGAAGCAACTCTTTTACTTGGTCAGTTTGTTGAATTGGGTCGGGCTACTAAG GTTCAGATTGCCGAAAGAGGGGCTGTAAGACCTTTGGTTGACATGCTTACGTCCTCAGATGAACAACTTAGTGGAATGTCAGCTTTTGCTCTTGGGAGGTTAGCACAG GACCCTGACAATCAAGCTGACATTACTTATAATGGAGGTATAGAGCCTCTACTCAATCTTCTTGGCTCAAAGAGTTATTTTGTCCAACACAATGCAGCCTTCACTCTCTATGGTCTAGCTGTTAATGAG GACAATGTCGCAGATATTATTAAGGCTGGTGGTCTTCAAAAACTTCTTGATGGACATTTTAATACTATT CCTACTAAAAAGTGTGTAGcaataacattaaaaaaattagaggACAAGATGCATGGGCAA GTACTAAAACACCTGATGAATCTTATGCGCTTTGCAGACAAAGGTGTTCAAAGACTTGTAGCTATTGCTCTTGCTCATTTATGTTCTCCCAATGATCGTAAAACTATATTCATTGTTAATAATG GACTAGAATTGCTTCTGGATCTTCTTGAATCTGCCAACCTAAAGCATAAGAGTGATGCTTCAACAGCGCTTTACAAGTTGGCTACCAAAGCCACCCGTGTCTATTGTGTTTTCCATGCTCCTCCATCATTCAAG TTGTACTCAGGCGAACAATATGTGAACAATCCTAATGTCTCTGATGTCACATTCTTAGTTGAAG GTAAAAGGTTTTATGCTCATAGAGGTTCTTTAAAGGCTTCTTCTGATGTATTTCGTGCAATGTTTGATCAGTGTTATAtg GAAAGTGATGCCCAAGATATAGAGATTCCAAATATTAAATGGGATGTCTTTGAGTTGATGATGAG ATTTATTTACACTGGAACAATAGATGTCAATTTGGATATTGCTGAGGACCTCCTCAGTCTTGCAGATCAATATCTTCTGGACAATCTTAAGTCTCTTTGTGAACATGCTATTTCTCAG GATATTTCAGTTGACAATGTTTCACTAATGTACGAGATGTCAGAGGCTTTCAATGCTACATCATTAAGAAATGTGTGCATATTGTTTTTTCTGGAGCAATTTGATAAGTTGAGTGTCAAACCATG